Sequence from the Mesorhizobium sp. PAMC28654 genome:
ATGACCCCATTTGAAATCCCAGCCCATTTTAACGATAGCTATACGCACAACGTTGAAATGCTGCTCCAGCGCAAGGGACCGAAGTTCCTTGAGGCTGTTACCATGCGCCCCTACCAGGGCGAACAGGCACAGGTCGTCAAGCAGTTCGGCGACGTGGCCTTCCGCGACAAGACGACCCGCCATTCCGACACGCAGTTCGATGATCTCATCCACATGCAGCGTTGGATTTTCCCGTCCGACAAGGTTCTTGCCCTGCCGGTCGACAGCCAGGACGAACTGCGGGTGCTCGATAGCCCGCTGTCCGCTTACGCGGAAGCCGGTCGCATGGCCTATGGCCGCGCGGTCGACGACTTCATCCTCCCCGCTTTCTTCGGTATCTCGCCGACCGGTATCAAGGGCGCCACGCAGCCGGCGTTCCCCGCCGGCAACCAGATTGCCGTCAACTACGTCGAAAGCGGCGCGGCGGCCAACTCCGGCCTGACTATCGCCAAGCTGCGCGCCGCCCGCAAAAAGCTGGCGCAGAACTTCGTCGATCTTGAAGTCGAGGAAGCATATGTCGGCGTCACGGCGCAGCAGGTCCAGGACTTGCTCGCCACGACCGAAGTGACCAACAGCCTGTACAACCAGGTCAAGGCGCTGGTCGCGGGTGATGTCGATAGCTTCATGGGCTTCAAGTTCATCAAGAGCGAAGCGATCCCTGTCGACGCCAGCAACTATACCCGCTGCCCCGTGTGGGTGAAGTCGGGCCTGGTCTATGGCCAGTGGGAAGGTCTGATCACTCGCATCGGCCCGCGCCCCGACAAGGACTACCTGACGCAAATCCACATGACCTTTACCGGCGGTGCGACCCGCACCCAAGAGGGCAAGGTTCTCGAAATCAAGTGCGACCCGACCCTCTAAGTCGGTAGCCGCCTGGCCGGCATGATGTCGGCCAGGTCAACCTTTTGAAAGGAAAACTTCCATGACTGTTACTGCCCAGCAGTCCAACCAGGTAGCCAACGGCCTCGCACTGCCCGCAGTGAAGAACGAGGTTGTGGACCTGGCCAAGCTGCGCATCGCTCGCATCGATTTCAAACAGAACGGCGCTGGCGACATCGCCTCCACCATCGATCTGGTCCAGTTCGGCGGCGCCCACTATCGCATCATCCCGGCACTGTCCTGGCTGTCGTGGTCCGCGTGGGGCACGAGCGCCACCATTGACGTTGGCCACACCGGCTACACGAAGCTCGACGGCACTGTTGTCGCTGCGGTGGACGACGCGATCGAAGACACCCTGGCTGTTGCTACTGCCGGTTCCGCCTTCCTTGGCGTCGGCACCAATGCCGCTGCCAACATCGGCGCACTGGAAATCGAGACGAAGGGCAACCTGCTTCTTCGGGCTGTTGTCGGCGGCGCCGTCATCCCGGACCAGGCCACCCTGACGGGCTGGATCGCATACGTCACCGACTAACTCTAGTGGAGGGCGGGTCGCATGGCGCTACCTGTTGACATCTGCAACCTTGCGCTGACCAAGCTCGGTCAGCCTCG
This genomic interval carries:
- a CDS encoding phage capsid protein, producing the protein MTPFEIPAHFNDSYTHNVEMLLQRKGPKFLEAVTMRPYQGEQAQVVKQFGDVAFRDKTTRHSDTQFDDLIHMQRWIFPSDKVLALPVDSQDELRVLDSPLSAYAEAGRMAYGRAVDDFILPAFFGISPTGIKGATQPAFPAGNQIAVNYVESGAAANSGLTIAKLRAARKKLAQNFVDLEVEEAYVGVTAQQVQDLLATTEVTNSLYNQVKALVAGDVDSFMGFKFIKSEAIPVDASNYTRCPVWVKSGLVYGQWEGLITRIGPRPDKDYLTQIHMTFTGGATRTQEGKVLEIKCDPTL